A single genomic interval of Lysobacter avium harbors:
- a CDS encoding catalase, with product MPPNPDAHATEDAADHQRGNGDEPQQMVAGQHATMTTNQGLDISDNQNSLKASPRGPVLLEDFILREKIQHFDHERIPERIVHARGSAAHGHFKLTRSLADYTTAKILTEVGEETPLFTRFSTVAGGSGSVDTPRDVRGFAVKFYTKEGNWDLVGNNIPVFFIQDAMKFPDLVHAVKMEPDRGYPQAASAHDTFWDFVSLTPETFHTVIWAMSDRAIPRSFRMVEGFGIHSFRLINAAGKSTFVKYHWRPLLGLQSTVWDESAKLQAADNDFLRRDLFEAIQAGKHPQWELAVQLFTQEEADGFPFDHLDSTKLIPEELVPLTVIGTMTLDRWPDNFFAETEQVAFCPSHLVPGMDFSNDPLLQGRLFSYPDTQLSRLGSVNFHQLPINAPKCPFANQQRDGHMQMQIPKGRVNYEPSSLDPTSARATPDGFRSFAERVGTGDVDDAPKSRIRAESFADHYSQARQFYRSQTKYEQAHIASAFVFENSKVETLHIRERVVGHLRHIDEDLAQRVADGLGMETLPDAPPTAVPARDMPESPALQIIGKMKDTLDGRSVGILINDGSAAATVQSIRQAAESAGAMVKIVAPKVGGATLDDGSKLAADGQLAGTPSMVFDAVAVILSDDGAIALLGESAAIDFVRDAFGHLKAIAADAGAQKLLDRAGIEKDAGIVAASDVDAFIKAAKTRQWEREKKVRMLA from the coding sequence ATGCCGCCGAATCCTGACGCACATGCAACGGAAGACGCCGCCGACCACCAGCGCGGCAACGGCGACGAGCCCCAGCAGATGGTCGCGGGCCAGCACGCCACGATGACCACCAACCAGGGTCTCGACATCAGCGACAACCAGAATTCGCTGAAGGCCAGTCCGCGGGGCCCGGTGCTGCTGGAAGACTTCATCCTGCGCGAGAAGATCCAGCACTTCGACCACGAACGCATTCCCGAGCGCATCGTCCATGCCCGCGGGTCCGCCGCGCACGGCCATTTCAAGCTGACCCGATCGCTGGCGGACTACACCACGGCGAAGATCCTGACCGAAGTCGGTGAGGAAACGCCGCTGTTCACCCGGTTTTCCACCGTCGCCGGCGGCAGTGGCTCGGTCGACACCCCGCGCGACGTGCGCGGCTTCGCGGTGAAGTTCTACACCAAGGAAGGCAACTGGGACCTGGTCGGCAACAACATCCCCGTGTTCTTCATCCAGGACGCGATGAAGTTTCCCGACCTTGTCCACGCGGTGAAGATGGAGCCCGACCGCGGCTACCCGCAGGCCGCCAGCGCCCATGACACGTTCTGGGATTTCGTCTCCCTGACCCCGGAGACCTTCCACACCGTGATCTGGGCGATGAGCGACCGCGCCATCCCGCGCTCGTTCCGGATGGTGGAAGGATTCGGCATCCACTCCTTCCGCCTGATCAACGCGGCGGGCAAGAGCACCTTCGTCAAGTACCACTGGCGGCCCCTGCTGGGCCTGCAATCCACGGTGTGGGACGAGTCGGCCAAGCTGCAGGCCGCCGACAACGACTTCCTTCGCCGGGACCTGTTTGAAGCCATCCAGGCCGGCAAGCACCCGCAGTGGGAGTTGGCGGTCCAGCTGTTTACCCAGGAGGAAGCGGACGGCTTCCCGTTCGACCACCTCGACTCCACCAAGCTGATCCCCGAGGAACTCGTGCCGCTGACGGTCATCGGCACGATGACGCTGGACCGTTGGCCGGACAACTTCTTCGCCGAAACCGAGCAGGTCGCGTTCTGCCCCTCGCACCTCGTTCCGGGGATGGACTTCAGCAACGACCCGCTGCTGCAGGGCCGTCTGTTCTCCTACCCCGACACCCAGCTGTCGCGGCTGGGGTCGGTCAACTTCCACCAGTTGCCGATCAACGCGCCCAAGTGCCCGTTTGCCAACCAGCAGCGCGATGGCCACATGCAGATGCAGATCCCCAAGGGCCGGGTGAATTACGAGCCCAGCTCGCTGGATCCGACATCGGCCCGCGCCACGCCCGACGGATTCCGCAGCTTCGCCGAACGCGTCGGCACTGGCGATGTGGACGATGCGCCGAAAAGCCGGATCCGCGCAGAAAGCTTCGCCGACCACTACAGCCAGGCGCGCCAGTTCTACCGCAGCCAGACGAAATACGAGCAGGCCCATATCGCCTCGGCGTTCGTGTTCGAGAACTCCAAGGTCGAGACCCTGCACATCCGTGAACGCGTGGTCGGGCACCTGCGCCACATCGACGAGGACCTGGCCCAGCGCGTCGCCGACGGGTTGGGAATGGAGACGCTGCCCGATGCGCCGCCAACCGCGGTCCCGGCACGCGACATGCCCGAATCGCCGGCCCTGCAGATCATCGGCAAGATGAAGGACACCCTGGACGGTCGCAGCGTGGGGATCCTGATCAACGATGGCAGCGCAGCAGCGACCGTCCAGTCCATACGCCAGGCGGCCGAAAGCGCCGGGGCAATGGTCAAGATCGTCGCGCCCAAGGTCGGTGGAGCGACCCTGGACGACGGCAGCAAGCTCGCCGCCGATGGCCAGCTGGCGGGCACGCCGTCGATGGTGTTCGACGCGGTGGCCGTGATCCTGTCGGACGACGGTGCCATCGCGTTGCTGGGAGAGAGCGCCGCGATCGACTTCGTGCGCGACGCCTTCGGTCACCTCAAGGCGATTGCCGCCGATGCCGGCGCGCAGAAGCTGCTGGACCGCGCCGGGATCGAGAAGGACGCCGGCATCGTCGCGGCCAGCGATGTCGATGCCTTCATCAAGGCTGCCAAAACCCGCCAATGGGAGCGCGAGAAGAAAGTCCGGATGCTGGCGTAG
- a CDS encoding DUF421 domain-containing protein, protein MNLSADWSDLLRVVVVGSCAYLALVVLLRGYGKRTLSKINAFDFVVTIALGSILATILLSKSVSLLEGVTALVVLMSWQFAFSWLAARSSRVRKIIASEPRLLAHDGELLTSALRDERIAADEVMQALRNHGFQRLHEVRCVVLEPDGTLSVIGRDTPAA, encoded by the coding sequence ATGAATCTATCGGCTGACTGGTCTGATCTGCTCCGCGTGGTTGTTGTCGGCAGCTGCGCCTATCTGGCGCTGGTGGTTCTGCTGCGCGGATACGGCAAGCGCACCCTCAGCAAGATCAACGCCTTCGACTTTGTCGTGACCATTGCCTTGGGGTCGATCCTCGCCACGATCCTGCTGAGCAAGTCGGTGTCGCTGCTGGAGGGTGTCACCGCATTGGTCGTGCTCATGTCGTGGCAGTTTGCGTTCAGCTGGCTCGCGGCCCGCTCAAGCCGGGTACGGAAAATTATCGCCAGCGAGCCGCGCCTGCTTGCCCATGATGGCGAGCTGCTCACCTCGGCGCTGCGGGACGAGCGGATTGCCGCCGACGAGGTGATGCAGGCGCTTCGCAATCACGGCTTCCAACGTCTGCACGAGGTCCGGTGCGTGGTTCTGGAGCCGGATGGAACGCTGAGCGTGATCGGCCGGGACACCCCGGCTGCCTGA
- a CDS encoding arginine deiminase-related protein, translated as MITRDTASFLQIATTAAPDFGPATARAAFMVAPDGFQLAEQSAADNRYMAPADGFDAARASAQHRDLQRAISQVLPTVCFAGDPETPDALFPNNVFGTARVDGQARYVIGRMRHPVRQREAGRADIRGFFGDVLGYAPVDLSEQPHPCELTGALVIDRARGLGFAGLSERCDEQGARLMHEAFGLRATLMFDLAPGEYHTNVVLAVLAGRAAVICPRGFADASVIRALDSLYGPRAIQLAPGEHAAFAGNCIALSDDRVWMSAHAGRSLQPSTREAFAAAGFTVDTVELDAIEAGGGSLRCCIGEVF; from the coding sequence ATGATCACGCGAGACACAGCCAGCTTCCTCCAAATCGCCACCACGGCGGCGCCCGACTTCGGCCCAGCGACCGCCCGCGCCGCCTTCATGGTGGCCCCCGACGGTTTCCAGCTGGCCGAGCAGTCCGCCGCCGACAACCGCTACATGGCGCCGGCCGACGGCTTCGATGCCGCCCGCGCATCGGCCCAGCACCGCGACCTGCAGCGTGCGATCTCGCAGGTACTGCCGACCGTGTGTTTCGCCGGCGATCCCGAAACGCCGGACGCGCTGTTCCCGAACAATGTCTTCGGCACCGCGCGGGTGGACGGGCAGGCGCGCTACGTCATCGGCCGCATGCGCCACCCGGTGCGCCAGCGTGAAGCCGGGCGCGCGGACATCCGCGGGTTCTTCGGCGATGTGCTCGGCTACGCACCCGTCGACCTCTCGGAGCAGCCACACCCCTGCGAGTTGACCGGTGCCCTGGTGATCGATCGCGCTCGCGGACTGGGATTCGCCGGCTTGTCGGAGCGCTGCGACGAGCAGGGCGCGCGCCTGATGCACGAAGCTTTCGGCTTGCGCGCCACCCTGATGTTCGACCTCGCCCCCGGCGAGTACCACACCAATGTGGTGCTGGCGGTACTGGCCGGGCGCGCGGCGGTGATCTGCCCGCGCGGGTTTGCCGATGCTTCGGTGATCCGGGCGCTCGACTCGCTGTATGGCCCGCGCGCGATCCAGCTCGCGCCGGGCGAGCACGCTGCTTTCGCCGGCAACTGCATCGCCCTGTCCGATGATCGCGTCTGGATGAGTGCGCACGCCGGCCGCTCCCTGCAGCCGTCGACCCGCGAGGCGTTCGCGGCCGCCGGCTTCACCGTGGACACCGTCGAGCTGGACGCGATCGAGGCCGGCGGCGGCTCGCTGCGCTGCTGCATCGGAGAAGTGTTCTGA
- a CDS encoding response regulator transcription factor, which translates to MRILLVEDEAPLRETLAARLKREGYAVDAAQDGEEGLYMGREVPFDLGIIDLGLPKMSGMELIQALRDEGKKFPILILTARSSWQDKVEGLKHGADDYLVKPFHVEELLARINALVRRAAGWSKPTLECGPVTLDLAAQTVSVDDANVDLTSYEYKVLEYLMMHAGELVSKADLTEHIYQQDFDRDSNVLEVFIGRLRKKLDPEGTLKPIETVRGRGYRFALPRSGE; encoded by the coding sequence ATGCGAATCCTGCTGGTGGAAGACGAAGCGCCGTTGCGCGAGACCCTCGCGGCCCGCCTGAAACGCGAAGGGTATGCAGTGGATGCCGCCCAGGACGGCGAAGAGGGCCTGTACATGGGCCGCGAAGTCCCGTTCGATCTCGGCATCATCGATCTGGGCCTGCCCAAGATGTCGGGCATGGAACTGATCCAGGCCCTGCGCGACGAGGGCAAGAAATTTCCCATCCTGATCCTGACCGCGCGTTCCAGCTGGCAGGACAAGGTCGAAGGCCTCAAGCACGGCGCGGACGACTACCTGGTCAAGCCCTTCCACGTCGAGGAATTGCTGGCCCGGATCAACGCGCTGGTCCGCCGCGCCGCCGGCTGGAGCAAGCCGACCCTGGAATGCGGTCCGGTGACCCTCGACTTGGCGGCGCAGACCGTCAGCGTGGACGACGCGAACGTCGACCTCACCAGCTACGAGTACAAGGTGCTGGAGTACCTGATGATGCACGCCGGTGAACTGGTCTCCAAGGCCGACCTCACCGAGCACATCTACCAGCAGGACTTCGACCGTGACTCCAACGTGCTGGAGGTCTTCATCGGCCGCCTGCGCAAGAAGCTGGATCCCGAAGGCACCCTGAAACCGATCGAGACGGTGCGTGGCCGTGGTTACCGCTTTGCCCTGCCGCGCAGCGGCGAGTAG
- the dusA gene encoding tRNA dihydrouridine(20/20a) synthase DusA — protein MSPAHHRDVAGRTSVASNQSRYQASIRLSVAPMMDWTDSHCRVFHRLLAPNARLYSEMVHANAVIHGDQGRLLAMDPVEHPVALQLGGSEPELLAQAARIGAHTGFDEINLNCGCPSDRVQAGRFGACLMREPALVAASVKAMIGSCDVPVTVKCRLGVDDDHDYGRFRAFIDEVADAGCTMFVVHARNAWLKGLSPKENRDVPPLRYDWAYRLKAERPDLQVIVNGGINDADEATMHLDHVDGAMLGRAAYHDPYLLHRLDVAWFGGELRSRAELLRAYRPYVEAQLERGVYLKHIVRHVLGLFAGQHGGRAFRQVLSEGAHKPGADWSLIERAVAITGSFAYDAAASIPSSATGRP, from the coding sequence ATGAGCCCCGCCCACCATCGCGACGTCGCCGGTCGTACATCGGTTGCGTCCAACCAGTCCCGCTACCAGGCCTCGATCCGCCTGTCCGTCGCCCCGATGATGGACTGGACCGATTCCCACTGCCGTGTCTTCCATCGCCTGCTTGCGCCCAACGCGCGCCTGTATTCGGAGATGGTCCACGCCAATGCGGTGATCCATGGCGACCAGGGGCGGTTGCTGGCGATGGACCCGGTCGAGCACCCCGTCGCGCTGCAACTGGGTGGCAGCGAGCCGGAGTTGCTCGCGCAGGCGGCGCGCATCGGCGCGCATACCGGATTTGACGAGATCAACCTCAACTGCGGTTGCCCCTCCGATCGGGTCCAGGCCGGCCGGTTCGGCGCCTGCCTGATGCGCGAGCCGGCGCTGGTCGCCGCATCGGTCAAGGCGATGATCGGCAGCTGCGACGTCCCGGTAACGGTCAAATGCCGCCTCGGGGTCGACGATGACCATGACTACGGCCGCTTCCGCGCCTTCATCGACGAGGTCGCCGATGCGGGCTGCACTATGTTTGTCGTGCACGCGCGCAACGCGTGGCTGAAAGGCCTGTCGCCCAAGGAGAACCGCGATGTGCCGCCGCTGCGCTACGACTGGGCGTACCGGCTCAAGGCAGAACGCCCGGACCTGCAGGTGATCGTCAACGGCGGCATCAACGACGCCGATGAGGCCACCATGCACCTGGATCATGTTGACGGCGCGATGCTCGGTCGCGCCGCCTACCACGACCCCTACCTGCTGCACCGGCTGGATGTGGCGTGGTTTGGCGGCGAGCTTCGCTCGCGCGCCGAGTTGTTGCGCGCCTACCGACCGTATGTGGAGGCGCAACTGGAGCGCGGGGTGTACCTAAAGCACATCGTCCGTCATGTGCTGGGGTTGTTCGCCGGCCAGCACGGCGGCCGCGCATTCCGCCAGGTACTCAGCGAGGGCGCACACAAACCTGGCGCCGACTGGTCGCTGATCGAACGCGCGGTGGCCATCACCGGGTCCTTTGCATACGATGCCGCGGCCTCCATTCCTTCTTCCGCCACGGGCCGCCCATGA
- a CDS encoding MgtC/SapB family protein, producing MALVASLVLAFPVAWNRERHSDLVGVRTFPLVAVGACAYMLLGLYFIDGAGPEAKARLLQGLMTGIGFVGGGAILKHDDTVSGTASAASIWIVGAIGAAAAMSAWGFAVALAVINWLVFRVFMRLKVRSDRSLDK from the coding sequence GTGGCACTGGTGGCCTCGCTGGTACTGGCCTTTCCGGTCGCATGGAACCGGGAACGGCACAGCGACCTGGTCGGGGTGCGGACCTTCCCGCTGGTCGCGGTGGGCGCATGCGCCTACATGTTGCTCGGGCTCTACTTCATCGACGGGGCGGGCCCGGAGGCAAAGGCGCGGCTGCTGCAAGGGCTGATGACGGGGATTGGCTTTGTCGGCGGCGGAGCGATCCTCAAACACGACGACACGGTGTCGGGGACGGCATCGGCGGCCAGCATCTGGATCGTCGGCGCGATCGGCGCGGCTGCGGCCATGAGCGCGTGGGGGTTCGCCGTCGCGCTGGCGGTGATCAACTGGCTGGTTTTCCGGGTCTTCATGCGGCTCAAGGTCCGCTCCGATCGCAGCCTGGACAAATAA
- a CDS encoding PepSY domain-containing protein — MPSSTVLAAICLTLLAATTAVAGSAVAQTRDKAREPDRERVIRDEGRSGHSSASHRELSDAVRRVERRTGGQVLSAERVPYDGRDVSRVKIVDSSGRVRVYVDDPARGGNEPPSRGGPQSPSQRPVSTRRADN, encoded by the coding sequence ATGCCCAGCTCTACCGTTCTTGCTGCCATATGCCTGACGCTTCTTGCGGCCACCACCGCGGTCGCCGGCAGCGCGGTGGCGCAGACCCGTGACAAGGCGCGCGAGCCGGACCGGGAACGCGTCATCCGCGACGAGGGGCGGAGCGGTCACAGCAGCGCCAGCCACCGCGAACTCTCCGATGCGGTGCGCCGGGTCGAGCGCCGCACCGGCGGCCAGGTCCTCAGTGCCGAACGCGTGCCCTACGATGGCCGGGACGTCAGCCGGGTCAAGATCGTTGATTCCAGTGGGCGGGTGCGGGTCTACGTCGATGATCCGGCGCGCGGCGGCAACGAGCCGCCCAGCCGCGGCGGGCCACAGTCGCCATCGCAGCGTCCTGTCTCTACACGCCGCGCCGACAACTGA
- a CDS encoding ATP-binding protein yields MSRAQPSSLQARQLLAASLGLVAFLALAGVALDRAFLDTAESNLYQRMRSYALAYADSDFARDGTFIPPYMPPDPRFDRPGSGLYAEVVLPNGLEWNSSSSVGPLLPEGRLLEARSEIFEGPLEITEISGEPGQAYRYGRGLIYASGDDPDAEFPYTIYILEDTAALSRQVEVFRRALWRYLGGAGLVLLLLQGLILRWSLHPLRRVIEELKQVQRGVTSRMSERHPRELEPLAESINAFIESERENLDQQRNTLADLAHSLKTPLAVLRTRLDDDAPETELREDVATQLQRMSDLVSYQLARAASGGHALFSAPVDVEPHAEALVQSLEKVYAAKGALCEFDLAPGVQFHGEVGDLQELLGNLLENAFKWARSRVLLTVKPGEVAPNRRPGLLITVDDDGPGIAPEKVALVLQRGVRGDERVQGHGIGLAIVQDIIRSYRGTLDVGASEELGGAKFEVRLPPRI; encoded by the coding sequence ATGAGCCGGGCGCAGCCCAGCTCCCTGCAGGCGCGCCAACTGCTCGCAGCCAGTCTTGGCCTCGTCGCGTTCCTGGCGCTTGCCGGCGTAGCGCTGGACCGGGCGTTCCTGGACACCGCCGAGAGCAACCTCTACCAGCGCATGCGCAGCTACGCGCTGGCCTACGCGGACAGCGATTTTGCCCGCGATGGCACCTTCATCCCGCCCTACATGCCGCCCGATCCGCGTTTCGACCGGCCCGGCAGCGGCCTGTACGCCGAGGTCGTGCTGCCCAACGGCCTGGAGTGGAACTCGTCCTCCTCGGTCGGCCCGCTGCTCCCCGAAGGGCGCCTGCTGGAAGCCCGCTCGGAGATCTTCGAGGGCCCGCTGGAAATTACCGAGATCAGCGGCGAGCCGGGCCAGGCGTACCGCTATGGCCGCGGCCTGATCTACGCCAGCGGCGACGATCCCGACGCGGAATTTCCGTACACGATCTACATCCTGGAGGACACCGCCGCGCTGAGCCGCCAGGTGGAGGTCTTCCGCCGCGCTTTGTGGCGCTACCTGGGCGGCGCGGGGCTTGTACTGCTGCTGCTGCAGGGCCTGATCCTGCGCTGGAGCCTGCATCCCCTGCGGCGGGTGATCGAGGAGCTCAAGCAGGTCCAGCGCGGGGTGACCTCGCGCATGAGCGAGCGCCATCCGCGCGAGCTGGAGCCGCTGGCCGAGAGCATCAACGCGTTCATCGAAAGCGAGCGCGAGAACCTGGACCAGCAGCGCAATACCTTGGCCGATCTGGCCCACAGCCTGAAGACGCCGTTGGCCGTGCTGCGCACTCGCCTGGATGACGACGCGCCGGAGACGGAACTGCGCGAGGACGTCGCCACCCAGTTGCAGCGGATGAGCGACCTGGTGTCTTACCAGCTGGCACGCGCGGCGTCCGGCGGCCATGCGCTGTTCTCCGCTCCGGTGGATGTGGAGCCGCATGCCGAAGCACTGGTGCAAAGCCTGGAGAAGGTTTACGCCGCGAAGGGTGCGCTGTGCGAGTTCGATCTTGCACCGGGCGTGCAGTTCCACGGCGAAGTCGGTGACCTCCAGGAGCTGCTGGGCAACCTGCTGGAGAACGCGTTCAAGTGGGCGCGCTCGCGCGTATTGTTGACGGTCAAGCCCGGCGAAGTCGCCCCCAACCGCAGGCCGGGCCTGTTGATCACCGTGGATGACGATGGACCGGGCATCGCCCCGGAGAAGGTCGCCCTGGTCTTGCAGCGCGGCGTGCGCGGCGACGAGCGCGTGCAGGGTCACGGTATCGGCCTGGCGATCGTGCAGGACATCATCCGCAGCTATCGCGGCACGCTCGACGTCGGGGCCTCGGAAGAGCTTGGTGGCGCCAAGTTCGAGGTGCGTCTGCCGCCGCGGAT